One Marinibacterium anthonyi genomic region harbors:
- the laaA gene encoding L-amino acid amidase gives MTTDTTIPVTEGVSPYRGYETWYRITGDLGADKLPLVIAHGGPGCTHDYVDSFKDIAATGRPVIHYDQIGNGNSTRLPEKGAEFWTVDFFLGELDALLDHLGIRDRYALLGQSWGGMLGAEHAVLQPRGLKALVIANSPASMKLWGEGAARLRADLPEDVQEALNRHEAAGTTSDPEYIKAQDVFYARHVCRIVPNPPEVQRTFDIMAKDSTVYNAMNGPNEFHVVGTMKTWTVIDRLDRIKVPVLAYRGHYDEATEACVQPFLDLIPDVRGHVFPNSAHMPHVEERADCMAVTEAFLAQYD, from the coding sequence GTGACAACTGACACCACCATTCCCGTCACCGAGGGCGTCAGCCCCTACCGTGGCTACGAGACCTGGTATCGCATCACCGGGGACCTGGGCGCGGACAAGCTGCCCCTGGTCATCGCCCATGGCGGGCCGGGCTGTACGCACGATTACGTCGACAGCTTCAAGGACATCGCCGCCACCGGCCGCCCGGTGATCCACTACGACCAGATCGGCAACGGCAATTCCACGCGGTTGCCCGAAAAAGGCGCGGAGTTCTGGACCGTCGACTTCTTCCTTGGCGAACTGGACGCGCTGCTGGACCACCTGGGGATCAGGGACCGTTATGCGTTGCTGGGCCAAAGCTGGGGCGGGATGCTGGGGGCCGAACACGCCGTGCTGCAGCCCCGGGGGCTCAAGGCGCTGGTGATCGCCAATTCGCCGGCCTCGATGAAACTGTGGGGCGAGGGCGCGGCACGCTTGCGGGCCGACCTGCCCGAGGACGTGCAGGAGGCGCTGAACCGGCACGAGGCGGCGGGCACGACGTCGGATCCCGAATACATCAAGGCGCAGGACGTGTTCTATGCCCGCCACGTCTGCCGCATCGTGCCGAACCCGCCCGAGGTCCAGCGGACCTTTGACATCATGGCCAAGGACAGCACCGTCTACAACGCGATGAACGGACCCAACGAATTCCACGTCGTCGGCACGATGAAGACCTGGACGGTCATCGACCGGCTGGATCGGATCAAGGTCCCCGTGCTGGCCTATCGCGGCCATTACGACGAGGCGACGGAAGCCTGCGTTCAACCCTTCCTTGACCTGATCCCCGACGTGCGCGGCCATGTTTTCCCGAACTCGGCCCATATGCCCCATGTCGAGGAACGCGCCGATTGCATGGCCGTGACCGAAGCCTTCCTGGCGCAATACGACTGA
- the rebH gene encoding Flavin-dependent tryptophan halogenase RebH, which yields MNNRLRKITIVGGGTAGWMTALILDMVFSRTSGPKDRPNICLIESPNIATVGVGEATVPRMPVTMRQAGISERDFFRETNASFKLGVKFCNWNKDAKGNRIDYVNPFAHGQMLEGLEAAEYFLRFGNGDRDFTQSVAPHDDLGRLCKGARMLGQPEFEQRFGYAYHLDAVKFAGMLARVCTRRGVEHIQDEVQSVELDEQGNVSHLMLERAGRHDIEMVMDCTGFRGLIINQALGEPFMDYSDYLPNDRAMALQVKHADPDKIESLTRSTALGAGWTWRVPLYDRVGTGYVFSSAHRTDDQAADEYLEWLGDSGKGLTPRVIPMRIGRVRNAWVKNCVAIGLAGGFIEPLESTAIHMVDHAVRWFAENLPTRDIEPSLRVGYNQRMNGLYDEVLDFICLHYRLGNRTDDQYWIDARTEMKIPDRLAENLELWQHRLPMEHDIAFATLFDYRVYQTVLLGKQVYDTGYGAGIRDRLRPLKKPIWFQYWKGAKADLAQILKTMPDHKTLLRDIRGELDKPAFGVAAPMRPPVAKPDTTSAPGATQNMPNHAEIRSGVKDLQLF from the coding sequence ATGAATAATCGTTTGCGCAAGATCACCATTGTGGGCGGCGGCACGGCAGGCTGGATGACGGCGCTGATCCTGGACATGGTGTTTTCCCGCACGTCGGGGCCCAAGGATCGCCCGAACATCTGCCTGATCGAAAGTCCCAATATCGCGACCGTGGGTGTGGGCGAGGCCACGGTGCCGCGCATGCCGGTCACGATGCGCCAGGCCGGCATTTCGGAACGGGATTTCTTTCGCGAGACCAACGCGTCGTTCAAGCTGGGTGTGAAGTTCTGCAATTGGAACAAGGACGCCAAGGGCAATCGCATCGATTACGTGAATCCGTTTGCCCACGGCCAGATGCTGGAAGGGTTGGAGGCCGCCGAATATTTCCTGCGCTTCGGCAATGGCGATCGGGATTTCACGCAATCCGTGGCGCCCCATGATGATCTGGGACGCCTGTGCAAGGGCGCGCGGATGCTGGGTCAGCCCGAATTCGAACAGCGGTTCGGCTATGCGTATCATCTGGACGCCGTGAAATTTGCCGGCATGCTTGCCAGGGTCTGCACCAGGCGCGGGGTGGAGCATATCCAGGACGAGGTGCAATCCGTCGAGCTGGATGAACAGGGCAACGTCAGTCACCTGATGCTGGAACGCGCGGGCCGCCATGACATCGAGATGGTCATGGATTGCACCGGGTTTCGCGGGCTGATCATCAATCAGGCCCTGGGCGAGCCGTTCATGGATTATTCGGATTACCTGCCCAACGACCGCGCCATGGCGTTGCAGGTCAAGCATGCCGATCCGGATAAGATCGAAAGCCTCACACGATCCACCGCGCTTGGCGCGGGCTGGACATGGCGGGTGCCGCTTTATGACCGTGTGGGGACGGGCTATGTGTTCTCATCCGCGCATCGGACGGACGATCAGGCGGCGGATGAATACCTCGAATGGCTGGGGGACAGCGGCAAGGGCCTGACACCGCGCGTGATCCCGATGCGCATCGGCCGTGTGCGCAATGCCTGGGTCAAGAACTGCGTGGCGATCGGTCTGGCCGGCGGGTTTATCGAGCCGCTGGAAAGCACCGCGATCCACATGGTCGATCATGCGGTGCGCTGGTTCGCAGAGAACCTTCCCACCCGGGACATCGAACCGTCGCTTCGGGTCGGTTACAATCAGCGGATGAACGGGCTTTATGACGAAGTCCTGGATTTCATCTGCCTGCACTATCGGCTGGGCAATCGCACGGACGATCAATACTGGATCGACGCGCGCACCGAAATGAAGATACCGGACCGGCTGGCCGAGAACCTGGAATTGTGGCAGCACCGCCTGCCGATGGAACACGATATCGCCTTCGCCACGCTGTTTGACTATCGCGTTTATCAGACGGTTCTTCTGGGCAAGCAGGTCTATGACACGGGCTATGGCGCCGGCATTCGCGACCGGTTGCGGCCGTTGAAGAAACCGATCTGGTTCCAGTACTGGAAGGGCGCGAAAGCCGACCTTGCACAGATCCTCAAGACGATGCCGGATCACAAGACGCTGCTGCGCGACATCCGGGGGGAGCTGGACAAACCGGCCTTCGGCGTGGCGGCGCCGATGAGACCGCCAGTGGCGAAGCCGGACACGACATCGGCCCCCGGGGCGACCCAGAACATGCCGAACCACGCCGAAATCCGCAGCGGCGTGAAGGATCTGCAACTGTTCTAG
- the cspA_1 gene encoding Cold shock protein CspA gives MANGTVKWFNATKGFGFIAPEHGSKDIFIHISALERAGIQTLDDGQAVTFDIESGRDGRESASNLALA, from the coding sequence ATGGCCAATGGCACCGTGAAATGGTTCAACGCAACCAAAGGCTTCGGCTTTATTGCACCCGAACACGGATCGAAGGACATCTTCATCCACATCTCTGCGCTTGAGCGCGCCGGGATCCAGACACTGGACGACGGCCAGGCCGTGACGTTCGACATCGAAAGCGGCCGCGATGGCCGCGAGTCGGCGAGCAACCTCGCCCTGGCATAA
- the yjiE_1 gene encoding Quorum-sensing regulator protein D codes for MKLEWLEDIVAIFESDSLNEAAGRRYLTQPAFSRRVRSIETYLGVELMDRTRKPARPTETLLKQEDRLRGLTAELKSLVVDLRKADRQVSSRIVIASQHAITTSLLPRLIADRLAKPGYRIRLRSANRSECWGMLITKEADLVLTYKSMSELTPPPEEYVEELLLAKEDLIPVGAPTMRSRIQDGRLPIIGYPSDVFLGKLMETEILTRIPDRYAPEIMVETALTVAAVQIAAVGVGIAWIPRSMLDNLPARDDLTVFSDLLPTSVIATTATRLIGRKSDAEDRIWAELAAGQLMA; via the coding sequence TTGAAACTGGAATGGCTTGAAGACATCGTCGCGATATTCGAAAGCGACTCTCTGAACGAAGCCGCCGGCCGGCGCTATCTGACCCAGCCCGCCTTTTCCCGCCGTGTCCGCAGCATCGAGACCTATCTGGGCGTCGAGCTGATGGACCGGACGCGCAAGCCCGCACGCCCGACCGAGACGTTGCTGAAGCAGGAAGATCGGCTGCGCGGCCTCACGGCCGAACTCAAGTCCCTGGTCGTCGACCTGCGCAAGGCCGACCGCCAGGTCAGCAGCCGCATCGTCATCGCCAGCCAGCACGCGATCACCACGTCGCTTCTGCCCCGGCTGATCGCCGACAGGCTGGCGAAACCGGGCTACCGGATCCGCCTGCGGTCGGCCAACCGATCCGAATGCTGGGGCATGCTGATCACCAAGGAAGCCGACCTCGTCCTGACCTACAAGTCGATGAGCGAACTGACCCCGCCGCCCGAGGAATATGTCGAAGAGCTGCTTTTGGCGAAGGAAGACCTGATCCCGGTCGGCGCCCCCACGATGCGCAGCCGGATCCAAGACGGCCGGCTGCCGATCATCGGCTATCCGTCCGACGTCTTCCTGGGCAAGCTGATGGAAACCGAGATCCTGACCCGGATCCCGGACCGTTACGCGCCCGAGATCATGGTCGAGACCGCCCTGACCGTCGCCGCCGTCCAGATCGCGGCGGTCGGTGTGGGGATTGCCTGGATCCCCCGTTCGATGCTGGACAACCTGCCCGCGCGGGACGATCTGACGGTGTTTTCCGATCTTCTGCCCACGTCCGTCATCGCCACGACCGCCACCCGGCTGATCGGTCGGAAATCGGATGCGGAAGACAGGATCTGGGCCGAACTTGCGGCAGGTCAGCTGATGGCGTGA
- the cuyA gene encoding L-cysteate sulfo-lyase translates to MHFARFDRIRLAHLPTPLEPMNRLSDALGGPRLWIKRDDCTGMSTGGNKTRKLEFLMGEALAQKADVVITQGATQSNHVRQTAAFCARLGVACHAILEDRTGSNDPDYRLNGNVLLDGLHGATVEHVAADTDMAAACETAAAALRARGKTPYIIPGGGSNPVGALGYANCALELVNQANEMGLKIARVIHATGSAGTQAGLVTGLRALNSGIPLLGIGVRAPKQKQEANVFALAQATAEKLGCPGVVSREDVVANTDYVGEGYGIPNDGTIEAIEMFAKYEGILLDPVYSGKGAAGLIDLVRKQTFDGAENIVFLHTGGSTGLFGYRSTFAAPRELTLVS, encoded by the coding sequence ATGCATTTCGCGCGATTTGACCGAATTCGTCTGGCCCACCTGCCGACGCCCCTCGAACCGATGAACCGGCTGTCCGATGCGCTTGGCGGGCCGCGCCTGTGGATCAAGCGGGACGATTGCACCGGCATGTCGACCGGGGGCAACAAGACCCGCAAACTGGAATTCCTGATGGGCGAGGCGCTGGCGCAAAAGGCCGACGTGGTCATCACCCAGGGCGCGACCCAATCGAACCACGTGCGCCAGACCGCGGCCTTCTGTGCCCGGCTGGGCGTGGCGTGCCACGCGATCCTGGAAGACCGGACCGGGTCGAACGATCCCGATTACCGGCTGAACGGGAACGTTCTGCTGGATGGCCTGCATGGCGCGACCGTCGAACATGTGGCGGCCGACACCGACATGGCGGCCGCCTGCGAAACCGCCGCCGCCGCGCTGCGGGCGCGGGGCAAGACGCCTTACATCATTCCCGGCGGCGGGTCGAACCCGGTGGGCGCGCTGGGATATGCCAATTGCGCGCTGGAACTGGTGAACCAGGCCAACGAGATGGGGCTGAAGATCGCGCGCGTGATCCATGCGACCGGCTCGGCCGGGACACAGGCCGGGCTGGTGACCGGGCTGCGGGCGCTGAATTCGGGGATCCCGCTTCTGGGGATCGGGGTGCGCGCGCCGAAGCAGAAGCAGGAGGCCAACGTCTTTGCCCTGGCGCAGGCAACGGCCGAGAAACTGGGCTGCCCCGGCGTCGTGTCCCGAGAGGATGTGGTTGCCAACACCGATTATGTCGGCGAGGGCTATGGCATCCCCAACGATGGCACCATCGAGGCGATCGAGATGTTTGCGAAATACGAGGGCATCCTGCTGGACCCGGTCTATTCCGGCAAGGGCGCGGCGGGTCTGATCGACCTGGTCCGCAAACAGACCTTTGACGGGGCCGAGAACATCGTGTTCCTGCACACCGGCGGCTCGACCGGTCTTTTCGGGTATCGGTCGACTTTTGCAGCCCCGCGCGAGCTGACGCTGGTGTCCTGA
- a CDS encoding Aspartate racemase, whose amino-acid sequence MVRVIGILGGMGPEATILMMSRLLAATPARDDADHIPLLVDSNTQVPSRIAHLIDGTGEDPTPVLVGMAEKLVAGGAGVLAIPCNTAHSYYGAIAGAVPVPVLNMVELTARRVADLHPIGPVGILASPAVEVTGVFADAFAGLGRKVIFPADRGRILSAIRAIKAGRADDALPILHDARAELAEAGACVAVLGCSEFSIVAGRLDGAPLALIDSLDVLVQACVAHATTDDFRSNQGADLAR is encoded by the coding sequence ATGGTCCGCGTGATCGGCATTCTGGGGGGCATGGGCCCCGAAGCGACGATCCTGATGATGTCGCGGCTGCTGGCGGCCACGCCGGCCCGGGACGATGCCGATCACATCCCGCTGCTGGTCGACAGCAACACCCAGGTGCCGTCGCGCATCGCGCATCTGATCGATGGCACCGGCGAGGATCCGACGCCGGTGCTTGTCGGCATGGCGGAAAAGCTGGTCGCGGGTGGGGCCGGGGTGCTGGCCATCCCCTGCAACACGGCGCACAGCTATTACGGCGCGATCGCGGGCGCCGTGCCGGTGCCCGTGCTCAACATGGTCGAGCTGACGGCGCGCCGGGTCGCGGATCTGCACCCCATCGGCCCGGTCGGGATACTGGCGTCGCCCGCGGTCGAGGTCACAGGGGTCTTTGCCGATGCCTTCGCGGGGCTGGGGCGCAAGGTGATCTTTCCCGCCGACCGGGGCCGCATCCTGTCGGCGATCCGCGCGATCAAGGCGGGCCGCGCCGATGACGCCCTGCCGATCCTGCACGACGCCCGCGCCGAGCTGGCCGAAGCAGGCGCCTGTGTCGCCGTGCTGGGGTGTTCCGAATTCTCGATCGTCGCGGGGCGCCTGGATGGCGCGCCGCTGGCCCTGATCGACAGTCTCGACGTGCTGGTTCAGGCCTGCGTGGCGCACGCGACCACCGACGATTTCCGTTCAAACCAGGGAGCCGATTTGGCCCGATGA